The Metallosphaera hakonensis JCM 8857 = DSM 7519 genome includes the window ATTATCGCGTCTCCTGGCCTAACTGTCCTGCTCGATGTTACCATTATTCCAGAGAGAATATTGGAGACAACTGTTTGTGCCGCGAGACCAATGGCAACGCCACCAACTGCACCTCCAATCGCCGCTCCTGTTAGGTTTACGCCCAGCGCTGAAAGAATCGCTAGTACCAGGAGAGTGTAGAGAGCCAAGTCCACTATGAGGGAAACAGACCTTATTGTTACCTTGTCTGCTCTGGTTGAAAGATAGTTCTCCAATGCGTACTTGATTATCCTTATAATTATGTACCCACCTATTCCCACCAGTGCGGCGTCTAGACCCAGTTGAATATCGGTAACATAAGGGAGGATCTTAGAGTTTGAAACAATTAAGGCTGATAAGACCACATGTAGAACATAAACTACAGCACCGATTATAATCAGAAGAAGGAGGACTCTGATTAAGGGTCTGGTGGAACTCATGAGTATTACTAGACATGACTTGATATATCTTTATCGGATCATTCTGGTCTGACTCGCCTCTTCGTCTTATGAGGTATCCAGGGTTTCAGGTTCCTTCTTAACTTGATTTACTTTTCTTCTGCTTAGCGACATGGCACTTAAAGGAACGCGAAAGGATGAATACCAACAGCCTTATCGTCGGGTCATAGTGAATACTAAATTTCCCAAGAGTAAAGTTTAGGTAAAATACATGACGTAAAAACTATACTTCCCATTGGACTCCGTAATTAGCTTAACACGCGGGGATTTGCAGGGACTCATAAGGTTGAACAGAGCCATAGTCAGAATAATGGCTTTTCGATTCTATATGTATTCTACACTCTCAATAACAAGAAATACGAGATAGCAGAGACCAAGATAATTAGACCGCAAATTACCCACAACATATGGAACCCCAGAGCGGAGATTGCGATCGAAGCTATAATAGGTGCCACCACTCCACTACTCTGCCAGAAAAAGTTGGCGAAACCTGATATGCTTCCAGCGTTTTTACTATCGATTAGTGATACAGCACTTGAGTTCGCTGGTGTTATAATGAATCTCACGAAACCCATTATTGTTGCTATTAACATAATTTGCACAGATATTACGAAATATGCTAGGGCTATTGTGAGTGCGCCGTAAATACTTTCAAAAAGAGATAATGTGCTTCTCACCCCTATGTCCTTTATAATGTAGCCAGCTATCACAGTGGAAGGTATGCCCGCCAAAGCTAAGAGCGAATATGCGAAACCTGCAGTATATGGATTCAACCCCACATCGAGGAAGTACTTATATGCGTATAGGGTTATTATCCAATAAGACAAAAAGAAGAGAAAACCAGATAAACTGATTGTAATTACGTTCCTATTCCTTACAAGCGTAAATACTCCTCCACTTTTATTCCCTTCCACTTTAACATTTAAGGGGAGGTATAGAAGGGCAAGAAGCAATGAGACGATCGCAACAAGATAATAGGCCCATCTCCAACTTATATTTATACAAATGAAGGGTAAGATCAATCCAGAGAGGACTATTGATAGGGGCCACGCTAAACTATAATAACCTATTGCTACAGGCAGTTTTCTTGGACTAAATGACGCTGAAAGGACCTTGATTGTAACAGGGTATATCCAACCGGCGCTT containing:
- a CDS encoding MFS transporter, with product MRKFLIVFITSASFFLSYFSRIAWSIVSVYSTLRPTQVEDSVIFSLFFLGYVVVQIPAGVVSNKFPRSVGLASLLGLSASSFISGMSTNIVEEYLASLLMGLSAGWIYPVTIKVLSASFSPRKLPVAIGYYSLAWPLSIVLSGLILPFICINISWRWAYYLVAIVSLLLALLYLPLNVKVEGNKSGGVFTLVRNRNVITISLSGFLFFLSYWIITLYAYKYFLDVGLNPYTAGFAYSLLALAGIPSTVIAGYIIKDIGVRSTLSLFESIYGALTIALAYFVISVQIMLIATIMGFVRFIITPANSSAVSLIDSKNAGSISGFANFFWQSSGVVAPIIASIAISALGFHMLWVICGLIILVSAISYFLLLRV
- a CDS encoding mechanosensitive ion channel family protein; amino-acid sequence: MSSTRPLIRVLLLLIIIGAVVYVLHVVLSALIVSNSKILPYVTDIQLGLDAALVGIGGYIIIRIIKYALENYLSTRADKVTIRSVSLIVDLALYTLLVLAILSALGVNLTGAAIGGAVGGVAIGLAAQTVVSNILSGIMVTSSRTVRPGDAIILQSWIWSPPIVGEAERVTLLFTEVRTVTGNLVKVPNSAFLGNTVFTKLREEDKLVYPYQLTVNADVPGNVLMERVRNIIEDEFKGIKAQPPDISFYSKNGSTNVFLVSIKLDEIKNLNHYLSIINQSFEKAYWELKGK